A stretch of Campylobacter gracilis DNA encodes these proteins:
- a CDS encoding ABC transporter ATP-binding protein, with the protein MQSSGTSKIIVARDVTTAYGSRIMHDRVSFSIKRGEIYGFLGGSGSGKTTLMKTLIFLKRPQSGEIKIFGRDIWRASEAEQNEIRLKCGVMFQFGALYSSMSVLENVGVLLREYSKFSEREIDELSMFWIQKVGLKKEAAALSPNELSGGMKKRVALARALALSPEILFLDEPNSGLDPLSARALDRLVCELRDSLGVTVVMVTHDVDSIFDILDRFLIVDNQKIAFEGSIEEISSLENNPLEELFKMRQKD; encoded by the coding sequence ATGCAATCTAGTGGGACCTCCAAAATCATAGTCGCGCGCGATGTTACTACTGCGTACGGATCGCGCATTATGCACGATCGTGTAAGCTTTAGCATCAAAAGGGGCGAAATTTACGGCTTTTTAGGTGGCAGCGGCAGCGGCAAAACGACATTAATGAAAACCCTCATATTTTTAAAGCGACCGCAAAGCGGAGAGATTAAAATTTTCGGGCGCGATATTTGGCGCGCGAGCGAGGCGGAGCAAAACGAGATCCGCCTAAAATGCGGCGTGATGTTTCAGTTTGGCGCGCTTTACAGCTCGATGAGCGTGCTCGAAAATGTAGGCGTACTGCTGCGCGAATATTCTAAATTTAGCGAGCGCGAGATAGATGAGCTATCGATGTTTTGGATCCAAAAGGTGGGACTTAAAAAAGAGGCTGCCGCGCTTAGCCCAAACGAGCTTAGCGGCGGTATGAAAAAGCGCGTAGCGCTGGCTCGCGCGCTAGCACTTAGCCCTGAAATTTTATTTTTGGACGAGCCAAACTCAGGACTTGATCCGCTCAGCGCCAGAGCCCTTGATAGGCTTGTTTGCGAGCTTAGAGACAGCCTTGGCGTCACGGTCGTGATGGTGACGCACGATGTAGATAGTATCTTTGACATTTTGGATCGGTTTTTGATCGTGGATAATCAAAAAATCGCTTTTGAAGGAAGCATCGAGGAGATTTCAAGCCTAGAGAATAACCCGCTTGAAGAGCTATTTAAGATGAGGCAAAAGGATTGA
- a CDS encoding MlaE family ABC transporter permease: protein MRNLAFSLESSGGKNTLSLRGQWNYKSSRSQLLALKKAVKNLNELELSLSEISNLDYFMALMIKNALAGKRVSLVEDSCKAAKILSFMDDKTIDFSYVPESRRLNFLAQIGLYCHLGILGLLSLASFLGEFFSKLAAFIIHPMKFRFKETVNFIKDSGIDALFIVSLTAFLIGIVLAYIGSDMLSKFGASIYIIDIMGALTLREVAPLIAAIVIAGRSASSFTAQIGVMKITEEIDAMRTMGFDPFYFLAMPRIIAMVLIMPLVIFIADSVSIFAQMIVCDAYLDIAFSDYLDRFKASVELRHFLVGMIKAPFFGAFIAIIGCMRGFEVKGNTQSIGEYTTISVVNAIFWVIAIDAVFAVLFSEIGL from the coding sequence TTGCGGAATTTAGCCTTTTCGCTCGAAAGCTCGGGCGGGAAAAACACCTTATCGCTACGCGGGCAGTGGAACTATAAAAGCTCGCGCTCCCAGCTACTTGCGCTAAAAAAAGCGGTAAAAAATCTAAACGAGCTGGAGCTAAGCTTAAGCGAAATTTCAAATTTAGACTATTTCATGGCGCTGATGATCAAAAACGCCCTTGCCGGCAAGCGGGTTAGCCTTGTGGAGGATAGCTGCAAAGCCGCCAAAATTCTAAGCTTTATGGATGATAAAACGATCGATTTTAGCTACGTGCCTGAATCTCGCAGGCTAAATTTTTTAGCGCAGATCGGACTTTATTGTCATCTTGGAATTTTAGGCTTGCTAAGCCTTGCAAGCTTTTTAGGCGAGTTTTTTTCCAAACTCGCGGCTTTTATAATTCATCCGATGAAATTCCGCTTCAAAGAAACCGTAAATTTCATCAAAGATAGCGGAATAGACGCGCTTTTCATCGTCTCATTGACAGCATTTTTGATCGGTATCGTGCTTGCTTACATAGGCTCGGATATGCTTTCTAAATTTGGTGCCAGCATCTATATCATCGATATAATGGGCGCTTTGACCCTCCGTGAAGTAGCGCCTCTAATCGCTGCTATCGTTATCGCGGGTCGCTCGGCTTCGAGCTTTACGGCGCAGATCGGCGTGATGAAGATCACCGAAGAGATCGATGCGATGAGGACTATGGGCTTTGATCCGTTTTATTTTCTTGCGATGCCGCGCATTATCGCGATGGTACTAATCATGCCACTAGTCATTTTTATCGCAGATTCGGTAAGTATTTTTGCTCAGATGATCGTGTGTGACGCGTATTTAGACATAGCCTTTAGCGATTATTTGGATAGATTTAAGGCTTCTGTAGAGCTTAGGCATTTTTTAGTAGGTATGATTAAAGCGCCGTTTTTCGGGGCATTCATCGCTATCATCGGCTGCATGCGGGGTTTCGAGGTCAAAGGAAATACTCAAAGCATCGGCGAATACACTACCATTAGCGTCGTAAATGCGATATTTTGGGTCATTGCGATCGACGCGGTATTTGCGGTTTTGTTTTCGGAAATCGGACTATGA
- the murJ gene encoding murein biosynthesis integral membrane protein MurJ, with the protein MLRGFFTNSAGTLVSRVLGFVRDLLTASVLGAGIYSDLFFVAFKLPNLFRRLFGEGAFTQAFLPSFTAARKKGIFAAAVLIKFSIFIALLTALVLLAAPVFTKVLAYGFSAEQIGLAVPYVRINFFYLTFIFVVTLFASLLQYRDHFATTAFSTALLNLSMIAALLLARGKDGATAVLYLSFGVVAGGLLQLAVHVYALKFTGMLRVLTGGFARLARGDKAQTQGFYKNFFAGVLGASALQLSSFIDTFFASFLASGSISYLYYANRIFQLPLALFAIALSTAIFPRMSKFVKAHDDAQALALVERGFYFLLALLGLSAIGGVMLRNEITQLLFERGEFTRQNSIECAAVLGAYMVGLVPFGLSRIFSHWLYANMKQKLSAKISIWCVFINVALCALFFKPFGAVGLAFASTITGAFLLGFNLYFFGFNNFLAIIRAKKIIAIAALCAGEAAILYILKGLYYGNL; encoded by the coding sequence ATGCTCAGAGGCTTTTTTACAAATAGCGCAGGCACGCTGGTTTCGCGAGTTTTGGGTTTCGTGCGCGACCTGCTTACCGCATCGGTTTTGGGCGCGGGGATTTATAGCGATCTATTTTTCGTAGCGTTTAAACTGCCCAATCTTTTCCGCAGACTATTCGGCGAGGGAGCCTTTACGCAGGCGTTTTTGCCTAGCTTCACCGCCGCGCGTAAAAAAGGAATTTTTGCCGCAGCGGTGCTTATTAAATTTAGCATTTTCATCGCGCTTTTAACGGCGCTCGTGCTGCTTGCCGCGCCCGTTTTTACTAAAGTTTTGGCATACGGATTTAGCGCCGAACAGATCGGTCTTGCGGTGCCCTACGTGCGGATAAATTTTTTCTACCTTACGTTTATCTTCGTCGTTACGCTCTTTGCTTCGCTACTTCAGTATCGCGACCACTTCGCTACGACGGCGTTTTCGACCGCGCTTTTAAATTTATCGATGATCGCGGCGCTTCTGCTAGCTCGCGGCAAAGACGGCGCTACAGCGGTACTCTATCTTAGCTTCGGCGTCGTAGCGGGCGGGCTTTTACAGCTTGCGGTGCACGTTTATGCGCTGAAGTTCACCGGTATGTTGCGCGTCTTAACAGGCGGCTTTGCGCGGCTTGCGCGAGGCGATAAAGCACAAACGCAGGGCTTTTATAAAAATTTTTTCGCGGGCGTGCTCGGTGCGTCTGCGCTTCAGCTAAGCTCGTTTATAGATACCTTTTTTGCGAGCTTCCTTGCTAGCGGCAGTATCAGCTATCTTTACTACGCCAACCGCATATTTCAGCTGCCACTCGCGCTTTTTGCGATCGCGCTTAGCACGGCAATCTTTCCGCGAATGAGCAAATTCGTAAAAGCTCACGACGACGCGCAGGCTCTGGCGCTCGTGGAGCGCGGATTTTACTTCCTTTTAGCGCTGCTCGGGCTCTCTGCGATAGGCGGCGTGATGCTGCGAAACGAGATCACGCAGCTGCTATTTGAGCGCGGAGAATTTACCCGCCAAAATTCTATCGAATGCGCCGCGGTTCTCGGTGCGTATATGGTAGGGCTCGTGCCATTTGGGCTGTCTAGGATTTTTTCGCACTGGCTGTATGCGAATATGAAACAGAAGCTAAGCGCGAAAATTTCGATCTGGTGCGTCTTTATAAACGTTGCTTTGTGCGCGCTGTTTTTTAAACCCTTCGGTGCGGTGGGGCTTGCGTTTGCAAGTACGATAACGGGGGCGTTTCTGCTCGGCTTTAACCTCTATTTTTTTGGATTTAATAACTTTTTGGCTATAATCCGCGCAAAAAAAATTATTGCGATCGCGGCGCTTTGTGCGGGCGAAGCGGCGATTTTATACATTTTAAAAGGCTTGTATTATGGTAATTTATGA
- the cysS gene encoding cysteine--tRNA ligase, with the protein MVIYDSLSKKKLPFKPISDGLVRIYACGPTVYDDAHLGHAKSAVSFDLLRRVLQAEGYEVKFARNFTDIDDKILKKMEQSGKSLEEITEFYTRRYLQDMSALNVADASISPKATENIAAICELISSLLQKGFAYEIAGDGIYFDTRKDGDYLSLSGKKEGAGKNIARVASNDAKHDEKDFVLWKFDENWFDSPFGKGRPGWHSECVAMILAHLDSGDPQFCIDIHAGGADLLFPHHENEAAQCRCARHRALSKYWLHNGFVQVNNEKMSKSLGNSFFVGDALKIAPGEALRFYLLSSHYRANFNYSVTDLLASKKRLDKIYRLKKRVRDILTPVAGQNSAPKLPAAEVKFRSEMMEFLSDDLNTSGALAVLDSFVASANEALDRAPKDKALKARIAANLEFAKQTLGILYEDETEYFRFGVSEQQRAQIEELIKQRAQAKAEKDFASADAIRARLTDMKIEVMDTTSGTVWEVAAE; encoded by the coding sequence ATGGTAATTTATGATAGTTTAAGCAAAAAGAAGCTCCCGTTTAAGCCCATTAGCGACGGGTTAGTGCGCATTTACGCCTGCGGTCCGACCGTCTATGACGACGCGCATTTAGGGCACGCAAAAAGCGCCGTGAGCTTCGATTTGCTGCGCCGCGTGCTGCAAGCGGAGGGCTATGAGGTTAAATTTGCGCGAAATTTCACCGACATTGACGATAAAATTTTAAAAAAGATGGAGCAGAGCGGCAAGAGCCTCGAGGAGATTACGGAGTTTTACACCCGCAGATATTTGCAGGATATGAGCGCGCTAAACGTCGCGGACGCGAGTATTTCGCCCAAGGCGACCGAAAATATCGCCGCGATCTGCGAGCTCATATCCTCGCTTCTTCAAAAAGGCTTTGCCTACGAGATCGCCGGTGACGGTATCTACTTCGACACGCGCAAGGACGGGGATTATCTAAGCCTTAGCGGCAAAAAAGAGGGTGCCGGCAAAAACATCGCCCGCGTCGCCTCAAACGATGCCAAGCACGACGAAAAGGACTTCGTGCTGTGGAAATTTGACGAGAATTGGTTTGATAGCCCATTCGGCAAAGGGCGCCCGGGCTGGCACAGCGAGTGCGTCGCGATGATTTTGGCGCACCTTGATAGCGGCGATCCGCAATTTTGCATAGACATTCACGCAGGCGGTGCCGATCTGCTCTTCCCTCATCACGAAAACGAAGCCGCGCAGTGCCGCTGCGCCCGCCATAGAGCGCTAAGCAAATACTGGCTTCACAACGGCTTCGTGCAGGTAAATAACGAAAAGATGAGCAAGAGCCTGGGCAACTCGTTTTTTGTAGGAGACGCCCTAAAAATCGCACCTGGCGAGGCGTTGAGATTTTATCTTTTAAGCTCGCATTACAGGGCAAATTTTAATTATTCGGTGACCGATCTGCTTGCGAGCAAAAAGAGGCTAGATAAAATTTACCGCCTTAAAAAGCGCGTCCGTGACATTTTAACTCCCGTTGCGGGGCAAAATTCTGCGCCCAAACTGCCTGCTGCGGAGGTTAAATTTAGATCGGAGATGATGGAGTTTTTAAGCGATGATCTCAACACCTCAGGCGCACTTGCGGTGCTTGATAGCTTCGTAGCAAGCGCGAACGAAGCGCTCGATCGCGCGCCAAAAGACAAGGCGCTAAAAGCCCGTATCGCTGCGAATTTGGAGTTTGCGAAGCAGACGCTCGGAATTTTATATGAGGATGAGACCGAATACTTTCGCTTCGGCGTGAGCGAGCAGCAAAGAGCGCAGATCGAGGAACTGATAAAACAGCGCGCGCAGGCGAAGGCGGAAAAGGACTTTGCAAGCGCGGATGCCATCAGAGCGCGCCTTACGGATATGAAGATCGAAGTGATGGATACGACTAGCGGCACCGTTTGGGAGGTCGCAGCGGAGTAA